A stretch of the Ostrea edulis chromosome 9, xbOstEdul1.1, whole genome shotgun sequence genome encodes the following:
- the LOC125657740 gene encoding monocarboxylate transporter 12-like: protein MPSLEKRPIDRGWAWVVLAASTLQFFVFVGFMKSFGIFFVAYLKKYDATSSEVSMVISIQTISSSITSMVVLGIGTRFFTERELVMYGAFLSAASQIGNAFAPNVAVLMATQGFIFGMGAAMTHLSMTLILTNSFEKRRGLANSVANIGGSAGGLIWPILLKISLDFYGLAGTLLIVSGIMFQVIVCGALLRPLPPEKDEDNAITLVKDDGNIGCATDEETKQTDSYEKLNRTHTLPNFKTYGYQIRPVAGRRRTQSENLTECTKVSNLTQRTATSVHDLQEGFGKLKISSSLQPMGWLPSTERGEAYSQCRAKERGRNSHEIFNFSLFKNPLFYIFTLSSVLYAPTTALPISYIPPFARDCEISDENVALLVTISAASDVLGRIGLTFIADSKTLKRHQILAITMLMNGLSCLFVQFYTNFPTLIIFCVIYGIFGQVYFSLYPVIIVDFLGLENLRHGLTTVTLTMGSSIALATVIIGKLRDHTGSYLTSFYYMGASAVMATVIILMEPLGRRMMNKKENVENSDSPENQNMMEFTEQKD, encoded by the exons ATGCCGTCCTTGGAGAAACGAccaatcgacaggggatggGCCTGGGTCGTTTTGGCTG cATCGACGTTGCAGTTCTTTGTATTTGTCGGCTTCATGAAAAGTTTTGGAATATTCTTCGTGGCTTATTTGAAGAAATATGACGCAACTTCCTCTGAGGTTTCCATGGTGATCTCCATTCAAACAATCAGTAGCAGCATTACTT CGATGGTTGTTTTGGGGATAGGAACCAGATTTTTCACTGAGCGCGAATTGGTTATGTACGGCGCTTTTTTGTCGGCAGCATCACAAATTGGCAACGCATTCGCTCCTAATGTGGCAGTCCTGATGGCAACACAAGGATTCATTTTTG GTATGGGTGCTGCGATGACACACCTTTCAATGACGCTGATTCTGACGAACTCTTTTGAGAAGAGGAGAGGTTTAGCCAACAGTGTAGCTAACATCGGAGGTAGCGCAGGCGGATTAATTTGGCccattttattgaaaatctcTCTGGACTTTTATGGACTAGCAGGAACTCTATTAATAGTTAGTGGCATCATGTTTCAAGTCATTGTTTGTGGGGCATTATTGAGACCCTTGCCACCagaaaaagatgaagataatgcTATCACATTGGTCAAAGACGATGGTAATATTGGCTGTGCAACTGATGAAGAAACCAAACAGACTGATTcgtatgaaaaattaaaccgCACGCATACTCTTCCAAACTTCAAAACATATGGATACCAGATTCGTCCGGTAGCTGGAAGAAGAAGAACTCAGTCGGAAAACTTAACAGAATGTACTAAAGTTTCAAACCTTACTCAAAGAACAGCCACCAGTGTGCATGACTTACAAGAGGGTTTTGGAAAACTCAAGATTTCATCATCTCTTCAGCCTATGGGTTGGTTGCCCTCAACAGAGAGAGGGGAGGCATACTCTCAATGCCGGGCAAAAGAGAGAGGCCGAAATTCGCacgaaattttcaatttttctctGTTTAAAAATCCATTATTCTACATTTTTACGCTGAGTTCTGTGCTGTATGCGCCAACTACTGCTTTACCTATCAGTTACATACCTCCATTTGCACGTGACTGCGAAATAAGCGATGAGAACGTAGCTCTATTGGTTACCATTTCCGCTGCGAGTGACGTTCTCGGTAGAATTGGATTGACTTTCATTGCCGACAGCAAAACTCTGAAGAGACACCAAATTTTAGCAATAACCATGTTAATGAATGGATTGTCTTGTCTCTTTGTGCAATTTTACACTAACTTCCctactttgattatattttgtgtaatttatGGTATATTTGGTCAAGTGTACTTTTCATTATATCCGGTTATAATTGTGGATTTCTTAGGATTAGAGAACCTGCGTCATGGTCTTACCACCGTCACTCTTACAATGGGTTCCTCCATTGCTCTGGCAACAGTGATTATAG GTAAGTTACGAGATCACACCGGATCCTATCTGACTTCTTTCTACTATATGGGAGCTTCCGCTGTAATGGCCACGGTTATTATATTAATGGAGCCTTTAGGGCGGAGAATGATGAACAAAAAGGAAAACGTTGAAAATTCAGACAGTCcagaaaatcaaaatatgatgGAATTTACTGAGCAAAAAGATTGA